The nucleotide window GATAACTGTGCGATTTTTGGACATCAGCCTGTAATTGTTTTGGCCCAAATAATTTCCATACTAATTTACTATCTGAAAGTAGATGCGTGTTATTGATCAATGGATCGATTAACGCCGCCAATGAATCTGGATTTTGCGTCTCCAATATCCCGTCTAGATCATCCACTAAGATATAGAGTCGATCAAGACCAATTGATATCAAACGGGGCACTAGCTCTTGCAAAATGATTTCTTGCAGATTGGTCAAGTTTCCCCATTGTGGCAAAACACCAGAATGATCAGGAAATAATTGTTCTAACTTAGGTTGATAGTATTGTGGTAGAAAATGGATGAGAAAAGCATACCACCATAGTTTGTTGTGAAAACAGGAGTCACTTGAAGCATTCTTATTGTCTAGTGACCAGGTGTTTTCCAAATAATTGATGACTGCACGAGCAATCTGGCGTAACAACGGGTATTTATGGTCATTAAGCCGTATTCTACGGTTTTTAGGTATCTCAAACTGGTTGTAAACAACAGACAGAAATTGTTGGTCTTCACTTGCGATTTTCTTTTCTAAATAGCGTCGCCAAGCGGTCTTGCCACTACCCGGTGGAGCAAGCAAAATGCTTGACTGATCGAGATTTAACACTTTCTCACTATTGGGGAAATCAACCCATGTTGCTTCTAAAAACTCATCAGGCGCTTTTTCGCCGTGCGGGTAAGTAAATGGGTCACTGATAAAACCAAGCCGTTTGTAGGCATCTTCATAGCTGCTCACAATATGCACCTTCAATTTTCAACAACTTCGTGATTCAACAACTGGAACCCTTGTCCCCGTATTGTTCTTAGGTAAATAGGATTAGCCGTATCATCTCCTATTTTCTTGCGTAAGCGAATCACGGCCGCATCCATTGCGCCTTCTGTGGCAGGATCGTCACTTCCCCAAACGGCCGTTGCTAATTCATCTCGCGTACATTTCCCTTCGCCCCTGACCAGAGCTTCAACTATTTTATATTCCGTCGGCGTTAGCGGAATAACTTTCGGTCCCAAGCGCAACAGTTTTTCGGCCAGATTGAGTTGCAGGACAAGTGGAAACTTGATTTGCAGTGCCCTTTCCGCCTCTGCCCAATCGCCTAAATCTAAGCGCCCTTTACCGCCATGACGTTGAAAATGGGCCTCAAAAAGCAAACGGCCGGCCATAATCAAGCGACGTGGTGAATTTTGCGCTTTGGACAGCATGGCTTTTTCGATTTTCTCCCCAACCGACTCGGACGTGCGGCCGTTTTCGACGCATATGGCCGCCAGGTCCGGAACCTCGGGCGTACCCGTGATAGGGTGAGCGCTATAACTGCTCAACCGCTCATCAAGTAATCGTTTAAGACGATCCCCATCCCATTTGAGCGTGACCGCATATTCTGCCAACCTATCTTCTTGTCGTACTGTTGGCCGTTTCCACAACACATTACGAGTTTCTTCCGAGAGAAAAAACTTGAATGCGGTCCCTGGCATTTCCATGACTGGCAAATGGGCTAGCAATGGCTCTAAAATATCGGCTTGTGCTTCGGGGTTATCGGCCAATTCGACCGTTTCATCTAAGCGGTCTAATAAAAAGTGAACACTGGTAAACCCGGCTTTCCTTACCAGATCTGTAAAATCGGCCAGCAAAGATTTAGGGCTGCTGGCCGTCGACTCCGATGCCGAAATACTCCGAAAATCATTCAGATCTGCAAGCAGCAGCAGCAATTCATTAGCTGGTAACTGACAATCAGTAACAAACTGGCGTAACTGATTCTGTAAAACAGCCGTATCAAACTGCTTCCAATCAAACGAATCGGGGTCAACACCATAGAGGGAAAATAACTGACCTATTTTCTCTGCGCTTAAGACTACTGGGCAATATGTGTGGAGAAGGCGAGCAAAATGTATTCTAATCGGAGGCGTCAACTCTTTAGTGCGGGAGAACCGATAAGCAAGGTCGCTGGCAGATATAGTCTGGCTAGATTGAAGGCTATCTTCAATAAAAATGGTGTCGAACAAAGCTTTCATGCCCATAGGTAGCAGCCAGTGCATATACTGGCTGATGGTTAGCGGCCGTTGCCTATGCCAATGCTCAATCAATAAATCAAAATCAGTACATTCTACCGCTAAAATAGAGGCACCGGGAGACCAAGGTGCCCCATAGCTTGCTAACATTATTCGGAGTGAGCTTTTGCCCCCCCCACGTGGAGCAAAGACAATGGCTGTTTGCTCCCCTTTAATGAGATCGTAGCTCTCGACATCTACAAAAAAAGTGGGTAACAAAGCTCGTTCCCTATCTGCTTCATTGGTGGCAAAAGGATTGCCATGATGGAACCCTAGGGATTGCAGCCATTCACCGATTACTGTCGAATCAACCATCGATTCCACTACCATCGTGATGCATATTTACTTTGAAAGGAAGTATGCATCCCATTTTCGATCAAGCGGGCAACATTCCAATCCTATCAAAAAACGTTTATTTATCAGGTAAATGTTTCTCATTTGTAGTTCAAACTCGTTTTTTTGTCTCCAATTTGTCAGGCACAGGCGCATCAATTCGGTTAGAATGAAATTATACGTTGATTTCGACGATAGAACTAAAAACAAGGACACTCAATATCTATTGGAGGTTCACCATGAACAATAATACAAAACTTAGAGTTCCACTAGATCAGGCATCTGCCTATCCGCGCCCCCCACCAATGCTGGTCAATTTGCTTCAAGCTTATCTTTTTCCTAAATGCCCTCATCAGTTTTTCTGGTGAGGGCGTTGCTATCTTAACAGTACGGAAATCAGCCATTCCGTACATGATTATGGTAAACTTATGGCATGGAAAACAGTCACCTCTCCCCCTCTCTTGCTCCCCAATCGCAAAACATCTTGCACGTTCTGCAAAACGCCAATCTGGCTGAATCAACCCGCCAAAAATATATCCGGGTCGTCGAAAGCTACCTGGCAACTGGCGGCAGCCTGACCGATGCTCCGGCTCTAGCCGCTTTTGCAGCTACCATTTCCCGGTCACGGCGTGGCCATCTCAAATCGGCCGTGCGCAAATGGACGGAGGTGATGGCAACGGCCGTTAAAAGCCAGGCCACTCCCGACAATATCCAGGTCACTCAGGCTACCTTGCTCCGCTTTGAAGCGCTGCAAGACAGCATCCAGGTTTCGGCCGCTAAAGGACAGAAGGCCCACAGTTGGTTGTCGCAGGCCGAAGTGAAACGCTTGCTGTCTCTGCCTGATACGCGCACACGCCTGGGTCGCCGCGATAAAATTGCTCTCGGGCTGTGCGTTGCCGCCGGGCTGCGCCGGGAAGAAGCGGTGACGCTGCAGTTTGCTGATTTGCTACACCTGCCGTCAGGCAAGACGTATCGGACTGTGATTAATGTTCGGGGCAAAGGGGCGAAAGATCGGGCTGTGCCCATTCGGGCGACGCTGGCCGCCGACATTGCTGTCTGGGGCCAGGAGATTGGCGCGGATGGCTATCTGCTGCGTTCGTTGGGTCGGGGAAATGCGGTAGGGGAGTCATTAACGGCCGTTTCCCTCTTCCTGCATCGTCGCTAAATACGGTGGGTACATTGGCAAGCCGGAGTTGGCGCCCCATGATTTACGCCGTACTTATGCCCAACTTGGCTACGAAGCGGGCGTGCCGGTGACGCAAATCAGCACCCTGTTAGGTCATTCCAGCCTGGAGACGACGATGCACTATCTCAATCTGGGGTTGGATTTGCAGACGACGGTGAGTGACTTTGTCCCATATGAAAGAGTAGGTGGCTAATCGTTGTAAACTGCCGTTATACATTCTGCATTGAGGACTGGTTGGCAGAGCTTCACGAACCGGTCATGGTGCAGAATGCTGCTCCTATTTTTCCTACCGCGATCTGCTCTGATTATCAGGATATGTCGTTCGCACTCTTGTGCTGCCACATTTCTATGAAACGAAATGGAAACGGCACTACGGTATAGTTGCGGTGACGAATAAAATTCACCTCTAGCAGTGGGAAAAATCGGTCGAACAATTGGTTGTGCAATCCATTCGGCTCTCGATTTCCCTGGTGGACAATGATACATCGAGGCGTATGACCCTTCTCCTGTTCTTCAGGATTAGTGTCTTTCACACCAGCGACATAATGGCCTGAATCCGGCGCATACCAAATGCCCTTATACACCGAAAAAAGATGATCTTCTCGCACGCTTTCTAATGGTAGGTTAACCCACTCTTTCAGATACTTTCTGTATTTCTGGGCACTGGAAATACCCAGTACGTTGAAGAAGCCGCCATTTTCGACCACTATTGTGCCGCGTTCATCTCTAATATGTTTACCGTATTGCGTTTTCAGATCAATGTAGGAAATTGCGGCTTGTCGGATTTCTTGGTCTAGAAATTCTGCATAAGCCTGCAATTGTGTCGCATCAAATAAGGGAGTATCCAACTGGGACGGATAAAAATCTTTGATCGATCTTGGTTGTTCCAACGCCTCAAGGCGTTCCTGAATGATCGCATCTTCGTTTAGAACACGGCCGTTTCCTTCCAAAATCTCCCACACAAAATCCCGACTGATGATAAACGGCCGTTTTGTAGCGCTTTCAATATCTTTCGGTTCAGGCATGCCTTTATATTTTTGCTTTTGGGCCGAAGGGAGTAACACATCATCCAGTAAATCCCAACCGGTGTACGCCCTAACAAAGGTAGATGCTGCCTCAAGATTATTGGCGACAGCCATAAAGTGCAAATCACGGCCGTCGAAATAGACCAGCGCTTCCTTGTAGAGGAAAACCATATCGGCCATCATCTCGACTTGCGGCAAGCGGGGTAGGACATTCTGGGGAAACATCGCCACATCTTTCAGGAGAAGCTGATTGCGGCAGACTTCAATCCGGGTTTTTATGTCGCCAGTCGTTGGCACGCCATAAGACAGATATTCTGCTGCTGACCAGGGCCGTGATTTTTGGCGTTGGGCCTCTTTTTGCCGAATCTTGCTATTGTTGTTGACATTCATCGTCTGTTTGACAACGTCAGGATGCTGTGCGTAAAAGTCGGCTTTACTGTCTTGCCAATCCTTCAAAATGCCGGTTTCAGAATCAAACTCGTCACCATCATAGTCTTGAAGGCGCAGTACCCAATCGCCTGGCTGCAAATCGGCCTCCGGTTTCACTACAAAAAGCGTATCGTGATCGGTTACTGTTTCATTGGCAACAGCGCAGAAACGGGCGGCAAAGTCGTCGGGCTGACGTCTGGCGTTCAGGCGGTCATCAACAATGTAAATTGGCTTTTGCTCAGGCGGCAACTGGCGCACTTTCATTGCAGCCGTGGATTTGGTATGCACTGGCTGCATAGACAATCGTTTTTGCTGGAAAGGCAACCCTAACCCGTTCAGATAGGCGGCAAATTTGGTGATGAAATCGTTGAGTAGATAGGATCTGGTTTGCCGCAAAGCGTGCAGGTTCTTGGTGGAGTGGAAGGTGAGGCTGGCGCGATTGGTGCGGCTACCTTCAAATAGCTCGTAGATGCCTTCCCTGAGTTGTTCCCGCGTTAGTTGATCGGGCTTGAGCTGCTTGAATATGGCCATGCCGTCTTTGTAAAAACGGCCGTAGTAAACCCTGTTCTTTCGCTTCCAGTCGTTAATCGCATCGAATTCAGATAATCGCAATTTTCGCAGCCGCGTTGCCTGATCAAAAAAAACAAACTCATCTTTTTGCCAGTCATGAGTCAGCTTGACTTTCAAACCCGTGACAAAATCCTTATCGGCCGTTGCCCAGAGGAAAAAGTCGGCGTTGCTCACGAAACGGCCGTCTACCTGAAAGAAATCAGCCAAAAGCAACTTCAAAATCTGCGGCAGCAATTCCTCATCCTGCACGTTGACAACCGAGCAAGACAACGGTCGCCCTTCGTATGAAAGCGCGGCTACTTCGTCAGGGCTGTCATATTTAACGTACAGATGCGAGCCATAGGTATGTAGATAGCAGGGATGGTCGCTTTCCCGCTTGTACCAGTTGTGCATACTGCCGTAATATTTGGAAAGACTTTCTCCCCATTCCCTACGACGCACATCGTAGCGAACAATGTGACAGTTCTGGCGTAACTGCTCCCAATCTATTGCTCCCCGGTTAATCGTCAAAATGGTTGTGGGGACCGCTCTGGCGTTATCCATGCTCTTTTTTGTCATCGTTAGCTCCTTCCATTTCTCGGTAAACCGCTTTGACCTCATTGACCCAATCCACAAAATCAGGCCGCCATGCCTGGGGATCGTGGTGGTCAATGACCCCTTGAATGATCGTGATGGCGCTGTCGCGGAAACAATACGGCCGTACCGGATTTAGCTGCGCATCCCACCCTTCGTTGGGATGGTTTTCGCCGGCCGCCACATTGATAAATACCAGCTTCACGTCTCGATTACCTGTTTGGGCTGCCAGGTATTCCCATTTTTTCTGGGCGGCGGCCAGGAAAGCGGTCGCGTTTAGTTTTTCATCGTAGGCCGGGTCGTCTGGACCGGCAGCAAAACGATACAAGGTGGTCCACTGGCTGTAATTTTTGGCGTCCAGGTAAATGGGCAAACCCTGCAACTGCATATCGGCAATTTCAAACAGTGCTGGCGGGCAGTCGCGCTCATGGGCCACGGGGATGTGGTGATGTAGCAGCGCTGCCTTCAAAGCCGCCTCGCCCACCGCACCAGCCAGGATGTTTTGCTGGATGTAGGGTGTGAAGAAGAGGTTCTGATTGGCCGGTTCGTAACGCAGGCGGTAATTGTGGGTGCGGAAGAACCACTCAATCGTCGGGTTCTGCCTGTATTGGCGGTAATATCGGTTCAGGCTGTACCGCTTTGTGGCCTGGCTCGGCTGGCGATGAATCTTCTGCGCCTCCCAATCAATGAGCAGCGTATCGCCATCTTGCAGCAGCGCCGTTTCCAGAACGAATTCGCGCCCAAAGTCCACGGCAACACGCTGGGTCTGACCGCTGGGTAAGTGGACGACCTCAATGGCCGCCTCGAAATGGTAATCCTGTTTCAGAACAGCCTCACGGATGCGCCACCAAAGGTCCATCACTTTTTGCGCGTCGCCTGGCGTATACGCACCGCTGCGGACGCCGTTGACCAATTGCAGCAGCCGGTCAGTTATTTGCCGGACGCGCTTTTCTGGCTCGGCAAACGACTCATATTGCAGTTGGTTGACAACAGCCCGGCGCAGATAGGCTTTCTCAATCTCCTGATATAAGGTTAGGATAAGCGATGAGGTATATGCTTCCCGCGCCAGACGATTTTCGGCAATGACCCCAGGCGCAGTCAGATATTGCTCGAAAACACCCAGGACATCGGATCGCCCGGCCGCCAGGCGAATCTCAATGGGCGGCATTTGCTGCCACTGCCGGTCAACCCGCCCTAACGCCTGGTGGAAGACTGCAATCTGGTTAAGCAGGTAATCCGGAGTAGACTTATACCGGGCGTTGACGTCGGCAATGTTCAATTCCCGCAGCGCCGTAACAAAATGGCTCTCGGAAATTTGGAAGTTGTGATACAGCTTCCAAACCTGCCAGATGAACATCTTTTCTTTGTCCACGTCGTCACTGCCGTCTGAGCCGCTGAAATAGAAATGAGGGGCCTCCAGCAGGTGGATGCCTTCTAAATCATAGCCTGACCCGTATGTCGTCTCTTCGCCGTATCTGTGCCATTTCAGATTGACGCCGTTGGCAGCCGTGGGATAGGTCGTAACGACAACCAGGGGCACATCCGGTTCGACCTGTTGGAAAGATTGGTCTGCCATTTCCCGGCCTTTGGCGGCGTCCAGGAAGATGACCTGGCACGGCCGTCCTTCAATTGTCACCCTGTATTCACGTGAACGGCCGTCGCCCAGCCTATCAACAACCAGATACGACCGCATACTGTCATAGAACGAGGGCGGCAGCCCGTTGTCGCGTCGGAACAGCTTTTCGATAAAGGTGAACGAGTTCAGAAAGACCAGGTGGGCCTGATTGTTGCTTTCGTGGGCAATCCAGCGAGCGGTTTCCAGGAAGAGGCTGAGGGCGTGCTGGCGATACACCACCGCTGCTTCTCTGGTGTTTTCTTCCTCTTCCCGACTAAAAAATTGTTCCTGGGCCAGTTGATCCAGGGCATAGGAGAGCGCGTGAGACCTGGGCAGTTCGTTGGCGATGCTTAACATCACTTGGTAGTTGCGTCTGGCTTCCTTTTGCCGTTTCAACCCGGCCACCAGTGCTTTGTCTTGCTCATCAAAAGGCAGGTAACGGCCGTATCGTTCCAGCCAGTTCATATCAAATGACTGAATGTATCGCTTGATGTCGCCAGTAGCGGAGAGGGCGAACAGCAGGTTAGCGTTGCTCAGCCGCCACAGCAAATATTCCGGCGTTACCGTCAGCTTCTTCTGCTCCAGGCGAATTTCGTCGGGCGTGGTGAAGTAGGCGCCGCGCACCAG belongs to Candidatus Leptovillus gracilis and includes:
- a CDS encoding tyrosine-type recombinase/integrase; this translates as MENSHLSPSLAPQSQNILHVLQNANLAESTRQKYIRVVESYLATGGSLTDAPALAAFAATISRSRRGHLKSAVRKWTEVMATAVKSQATPDNIQVTQATLLRFEALQDSIQVSAAKGQKAHSWLSQAEVKRLLSLPDTRTRLGRRDKIALGLCVAAGLRREEAVTLQFADLLHLPSGKTYRTVINVRGKGAKDRAVPIRATLAADIAVWGQEIGADGYLLRSLGRGNAVGESLTAVSLFLHRR
- a CDS encoding site-specific integrase; translation: MAPHDLRRTYAQLGYEAGVPVTQISTLLGHSSLETTMHYLNLGLDLQTTVSDFVPYERVGG
- a CDS encoding winged helix-turn-helix domain-containing protein; the encoded protein is MVDSTVIGEWLQSLGFHHGNPFATNEADRERALLPTFFVDVESYDLIKGEQTAIVFAPRGGGKSSLRIMLASYGAPWSPGASILAVECTDFDLLIEHWHRQRPLTISQYMHWLLPMGMKALFDTIFIEDSLQSSQTISASDLAYRFSRTKELTPPIRIHFARLLHTYCPVVLSAEKIGQLFSLYGVDPDSFDWKQFDTAVLQNQLRQFVTDCQLPANELLLLLADLNDFRSISASESTASSPKSLLADFTDLVRKAGFTSVHFLLDRLDETVELADNPEAQADILEPLLAHLPVMEMPGTAFKFFLSEETRNVLWKRPTVRQEDRLAEYAVTLKWDGDRLKRLLDERLSSYSAHPITGTPEVPDLAAICVENGRTSESVGEKIEKAMLSKAQNSPRRLIMAGRLLFEAHFQRHGGKGRLDLGDWAEAERALQIKFPLVLQLNLAEKLLRLGPKVIPLTPTEYKIVEALVRGEGKCTRDELATAVWGSDDPATEGAMDAAVIRLRKKIGDDTANPIYLRTIRGQGFQLLNHEVVEN